A part of Corynebacterium mustelae genomic DNA contains:
- the trxB gene encoding thioredoxin-disulfide reductase, with protein MTEAETSVHDLIIIGSGPAGYTAALYAARAELKPVVFEGYESGGSLMTTTEVENFPGFPEGIQGPELMDHMRNQAEKFGADLRMEEVTKVDLTGDIKKVWSDSGEHHARSVILATGSAPRYLNVPGEQELLGRGVSACATCDGFFFKDHHIAVIGGGDSAMEEAIFLTKFATTVTIVHRREEFRASPIMLERARNNEKINFLTNKTVAKVLGDNAVSGLELTDTVTGETSTLDATALFVAIGHDPRSQLFSDVVTTDDAGYVVVEHPSTRTNIPGVFAIGDLVDNHYRQAITAAGSGCRGAIDAQNYLAEL; from the coding sequence ATGACCGAAGCAGAAACCTCGGTACATGATCTGATCATTATCGGATCCGGCCCAGCTGGTTACACAGCGGCACTCTATGCTGCACGGGCCGAACTTAAGCCGGTTGTTTTCGAAGGCTACGAATCAGGTGGATCGCTAATGACCACCACAGAGGTGGAGAATTTCCCTGGATTCCCCGAAGGCATTCAAGGTCCTGAGCTCATGGATCACATGCGCAACCAAGCGGAAAAATTTGGTGCTGATCTCAGAATGGAAGAAGTAACCAAGGTTGATCTCACCGGAGACATCAAAAAAGTGTGGTCCGATTCGGGTGAACACCATGCACGTAGCGTGATTCTTGCCACTGGTTCCGCCCCTCGCTACCTGAATGTTCCAGGAGAACAAGAGTTACTTGGTCGAGGTGTATCCGCATGCGCTACCTGTGACGGGTTCTTCTTTAAAGACCACCACATCGCCGTTATCGGCGGTGGAGATTCAGCCATGGAGGAAGCAATCTTCCTCACCAAGTTCGCAACCACCGTCACCATTGTGCATCGTCGCGAAGAATTCCGAGCTTCTCCGATCATGTTGGAGCGGGCACGAAACAACGAGAAAATCAATTTCCTCACGAACAAGACCGTTGCGAAGGTGCTGGGGGACAACGCTGTTTCCGGCCTGGAACTCACCGACACCGTCACCGGGGAAACCTCAACCTTAGATGCGACCGCGCTTTTCGTCGCTATCGGGCACGATCCTCGTTCACAGCTTTTTAGCGATGTCGTAACCACCGACGACGCAGGCTATGTTGTTGTGGAACACCCATCTACCCGGACCAATATTCCCGGTGTATTTGCCATCGGTGACCTGGTAGATAACCATTATCGCCAAGCGATCACCGCAGCAGGTTCTGGTTGTCGTGGCGCTATCGATGCCCAAAACTACCTAGCTGAGCTATAA
- a CDS encoding DUF3558 family protein — protein sequence MKKSETIPREKANSHLTRRIAAPIVICCVFFLSGCGLAGPISHYLAAKNQAQTQQHLVSTPAAEPETLGEVLEAGTGTFDLNDPNFKIFNPCTEISQEEYAQLGFTFSVEPHVTMDHLIICSLKSIDSSNSDFGVSIAADTVTPDQVTTYAEVVTDPVIPLPEHWYQHKYHDFGDEDLENNCTIVVPTNRGRIVVTSLTSSSVFKLAPETVCQKSVDTLQKIFALQR from the coding sequence ATGAAAAAATCAGAAACCATTCCGCGCGAAAAAGCGAATTCTCATTTAACACGCCGCATCGCGGCTCCGATTGTAATCTGCTGTGTCTTTTTTCTATCTGGCTGCGGGTTAGCTGGCCCCATTAGCCACTATCTCGCCGCCAAAAACCAGGCACAGACTCAGCAGCATTTGGTGTCAACACCTGCCGCTGAACCGGAAACGCTAGGGGAGGTTTTAGAAGCGGGTACTGGCACGTTTGATTTGAATGATCCGAACTTCAAAATTTTTAATCCGTGTACGGAGATCTCTCAGGAAGAATACGCGCAGCTTGGTTTCACGTTTTCGGTGGAGCCTCATGTGACGATGGATCATTTAATCATTTGTTCGTTAAAGTCCATTGATAGTTCCAATAGTGACTTTGGCGTTAGTATCGCAGCTGACACTGTCACGCCGGACCAGGTCACTACTTATGCGGAAGTGGTCACCGATCCAGTAATTCCACTACCTGAGCACTGGTATCAACATAAATACCATGACTTCGGTGATGAAGATTTAGAAAATAACTGTACTATTGTCGTGCCGACCAATCGGGGACGAATCGTTGTTACCTCACTAACGTCTTCTTCTGTTTTTAAATTGGCACCAGAAACTGTGTGCCAGAAATCAGTAGATACATTGCAGAAAATCTTCGCACTACAGCGTTAA
- the trxA gene encoding thioredoxin, which produces MSIVTITEQNFRTEVVESDKPVLVDFWAEWCGPCKKLNPVIEEIAAEYSDKLVVGKVNVDQERNLAAMFQVMSIPTLIVYKNGELVDQFLPGRNKQAIVAKFENHL; this is translated from the coding sequence ATGTCCATTGTTACCATCACCGAACAAAACTTCCGTACCGAAGTAGTCGAATCCGATAAACCAGTCCTCGTGGACTTTTGGGCTGAGTGGTGTGGTCCCTGCAAGAAACTTAATCCCGTCATCGAGGAAATCGCAGCTGAGTATTCCGACAAACTTGTGGTTGGCAAAGTCAATGTCGATCAGGAACGAAACTTAGCTGCCATGTTCCAAGTCATGTCCATTCCTACCCTTATTGTGTATAAGAATGGCGAGCTAGTGGACCAGTTCTTGCCTGGTCGCAACAAGCAAGCGATCGTGGCAAAATTCGAGAATCATTTGTGA
- a CDS encoding NUDIX hydrolase produces MTENNRPHHTKRSGDDTSRRRRHRRGRGEGSGKNTHDSHKTNRKAPNRNTRQSEQSANPSSPTPNAVAGGKREKPNNAQSATNRTKNRRRRTSEPAQTATNKRTKGRRKAAAKTQRTGTHRKNYRRSTYPSTQMETRIETSAGGLVISGLAESVQPDGNVDLSRIYVALIGRLDRRGRLLWSMPKGHVENGEDIAVTAEREVWEETGIHGEVFAELGVIDYWFVSDGTRIHKTVHHHLLRYVDGALNDEDPEVTEVSWIPASALIEHFAYADERKLARIAHTLLPDLARKELAEGRGTPR; encoded by the coding sequence ATGACTGAGAACAACAGACCGCATCACACCAAGCGGTCCGGGGACGACACTAGCCGCCGACGCCGCCATCGGCGTGGCCGTGGCGAGGGCAGCGGCAAAAACACCCACGATTCTCACAAAACAAACCGGAAAGCCCCTAACCGAAATACCCGTCAGTCTGAGCAATCAGCAAACCCATCTTCACCCACCCCAAATGCGGTAGCCGGGGGCAAGCGCGAAAAACCCAATAATGCTCAATCCGCTACCAATCGCACAAAAAACCGCCGACGCCGCACATCCGAGCCCGCACAAACCGCAACTAACAAGCGCACGAAGGGGCGTCGAAAAGCAGCGGCTAAAACCCAACGTACTGGCACCCACAGAAAAAACTATCGGCGTAGTACCTACCCAAGTACGCAGATGGAGACCCGCATCGAAACCTCTGCGGGCGGTTTAGTTATCTCTGGTTTAGCGGAATCGGTGCAACCAGACGGGAACGTCGATCTTAGCCGGATTTATGTCGCGCTCATTGGCCGCTTGGATCGGCGGGGCCGATTGCTGTGGTCCATGCCTAAAGGGCACGTGGAAAACGGTGAGGACATCGCTGTCACTGCCGAGCGAGAAGTGTGGGAAGAAACTGGAATCCACGGTGAGGTATTCGCCGAATTAGGAGTCATTGATTACTGGTTCGTTTCCGATGGAACCAGAATCCATAAAACCGTGCACCATCACCTCCTACGCTACGTCGATGGGGCGCTTAACGACGAAGACCCCGAGGTAACCGAAGTCTCTTGGATACCCGCTTCCGCATTAATAGAGCATTTCGCTTACGCCGACGAACGCAAACTTGCCCGAATCGCCCACACTCTTCTGCCAGATCTAGCGCGTAAAGAACTAGCAGAAGGAAGGGGTACCCCGCGATGA
- the murJ gene encoding murein biosynthesis integral membrane protein MurJ: MDPHQPKECSHLSENGQQPGLRRRIIPPTPPAPVPTARKVQAQPKPANDRSKLNQAPPAIAALAAAESGTTTTTPHRDRGTHQAKNNGSVAVATEAPDSVDTTETSTETSDSKVLQSTGSMAIATLLSRITGFLRNVLITATLGNAIASAFNIANQLPNLVTEIVLGAVLTSLVVPVLVRAEKEDPDRGEAFIRRLFTLAMTLLGVITIASVIAAPLLTRIMLKSEGQVNVVQATSFAYWLLPQIFFYGLFALLMAVLNTKDIFKPGAWAPVINNIIVLAVMTTYWFVPGEIDPKNPAGIFDPHIMLLGIGTTLGVIVQALILIPYIKKAGVSLKPLWGIDARLKQFGGMAAAIVVYVAISQLGYTVTTRIASEADAGAPNTYYQAWLLLQVPYGIIGVTLLTAIMPRLSRNAADGDDRAVVRDLVVGSKLTFIALIPIVVFFTIFGTAIAKGLFLYGKFDLNDATILGWTLSFSAFTLIPYATVLLHLRVFYAREEAWTPTFIIAGITATKVALSMLAPVFASSPQRVVVLLAAANGFGFIAGAVIGGFLLRRKLGRLSTVEVGRTCAWALGASIFAGMSAYGLIAVLSDTLDPVWNMLGSIGYLVQLAIVGLFFLIITGIVLSRSGLDELAVLGRVVQRIPGVGKYINPPLASDEIPEAGGVQQLRAAATYIDDSFNATPVPPPMSAGIVRGPRLVPGAEVSDGMFRLLADHGSVPGARFWHAKEKATGREVALTFVDTSGLAPLAPASPADARAASERVALRTLNLGRLSSPAIASNIEVRSYRNGCLVIADWVPGSSLASVADEDVNPYAAAHAMRPLVAASTHGVLGVDNRARIRINTDGIAVLAFPAVLDSASTEQDLRSLRTALSSLVDAPTAPESIHSLLTCELADLPGAYDNLFKDVPQEHTSKLDQSLAVTEEEAPKPVETPGFGRKGYSTTATGIVIVGATLLVIVAALITAYLTSWVNRDNDESPLKPETLHSIPSTSQTHPGVILDSESAWGWPVPNETAALSHDGDPATVWNAEPESGLLITLPENQMLNTVVVSGASVGTEITILGAADTELTTAAARTGIDTLVEEYTLASTTITQSRTNIPLDTPESVNEVVVWINTRADGEPTTIAEIQLVGSP; this comes from the coding sequence ATGGACCCACATCAACCCAAGGAGTGTTCGCACTTGAGTGAGAACGGTCAACAGCCGGGACTTCGCCGACGAATAATCCCGCCCACGCCGCCCGCACCTGTGCCCACAGCGCGGAAGGTCCAGGCACAACCCAAACCTGCCAACGACCGTTCCAAGCTCAATCAGGCACCCCCGGCCATCGCCGCGTTAGCGGCAGCGGAATCTGGCACGACTACCACGACGCCGCACCGCGACCGGGGGACACACCAAGCTAAAAACAACGGATCGGTAGCGGTAGCAACTGAAGCGCCGGATTCGGTTGATACAACAGAAACTTCGACGGAAACATCTGATTCCAAGGTGCTGCAATCAACCGGTTCCATGGCGATAGCCACCTTGCTAAGCCGTATTACTGGGTTCCTGCGCAATGTTTTGATCACCGCGACACTGGGCAATGCGATCGCTTCGGCATTCAATATCGCCAACCAGTTACCCAACCTAGTAACCGAAATCGTCTTGGGTGCGGTGCTAACCTCACTCGTGGTGCCGGTGTTAGTGCGTGCCGAAAAAGAAGACCCGGATCGGGGTGAAGCCTTTATTAGGCGACTATTTACGCTAGCGATGACGTTATTGGGAGTCATCACGATAGCCTCGGTGATAGCCGCACCGTTGCTGACCCGAATCATGTTGAAATCCGAGGGTCAAGTAAATGTGGTTCAGGCGACGAGTTTCGCTTATTGGCTGCTACCACAGATCTTTTTCTATGGGCTTTTTGCTCTACTCATGGCGGTGTTAAACACCAAAGATATCTTCAAACCCGGCGCGTGGGCCCCGGTGATCAATAACATCATTGTGCTGGCGGTGATGACCACCTACTGGTTTGTTCCGGGTGAAATCGATCCTAAAAACCCGGCGGGTATTTTCGATCCACACATCATGCTGTTAGGCATCGGCACCACCCTTGGTGTGATTGTCCAGGCTTTGATTCTCATTCCGTATATTAAAAAGGCTGGGGTATCCCTCAAACCGCTGTGGGGGATTGATGCCAGGCTCAAACAATTTGGTGGTATGGCGGCAGCCATTGTGGTGTATGTGGCCATATCGCAATTGGGTTACACAGTAACGACACGTATCGCCTCCGAGGCAGACGCCGGCGCACCGAATACCTATTATCAGGCGTGGTTATTGCTGCAGGTACCGTACGGCATCATCGGCGTTACTCTTCTGACGGCGATCATGCCACGGTTGTCGCGTAATGCCGCCGATGGTGACGATCGCGCGGTGGTGCGGGATTTGGTGGTTGGTTCCAAACTGACCTTTATCGCGCTTATTCCTATCGTGGTGTTCTTCACCATTTTCGGCACCGCGATTGCCAAGGGATTGTTCCTGTACGGCAAGTTTGACCTCAATGACGCCACGATCCTTGGGTGGACGTTAAGCTTCTCCGCGTTTACGTTAATCCCGTATGCCACCGTACTGCTGCATTTGCGCGTGTTTTACGCCCGGGAAGAGGCGTGGACACCGACGTTTATTATTGCTGGCATCACCGCAACAAAAGTGGCGCTGTCCATGCTGGCACCAGTTTTCGCCAGTTCGCCGCAGCGAGTTGTGGTGTTGCTGGCGGCGGCTAATGGTTTCGGTTTCATCGCTGGCGCGGTTATCGGTGGGTTTTTATTACGCCGCAAACTCGGTCGGCTTAGCACCGTTGAGGTGGGGCGCACCTGCGCCTGGGCATTGGGGGCATCCATCTTCGCGGGAATGTCAGCCTACGGCCTGATTGCGGTGTTATCGGACACTTTGGATCCAGTGTGGAACATGCTGGGCAGCATCGGCTACCTGGTGCAATTGGCGATCGTTGGCCTGTTTTTCCTCATCATTACTGGCATTGTTCTTTCCAGGTCCGGCTTGGATGAGTTGGCAGTTTTGGGCCGGGTGGTTCAACGCATCCCTGGGGTGGGCAAGTACATCAACCCACCTTTAGCAAGCGACGAAATTCCAGAGGCAGGTGGTGTGCAGCAATTACGGGCTGCGGCTACCTATATCGACGATTCCTTCAACGCGACCCCAGTACCGCCGCCGATGTCAGCTGGCATTGTGCGGGGGCCGCGCCTGGTTCCCGGCGCGGAAGTTTCCGACGGCATGTTCCGATTATTGGCTGACCACGGCTCGGTGCCGGGGGCGCGGTTCTGGCATGCTAAAGAAAAAGCAACCGGTAGGGAAGTGGCGTTGACGTTTGTGGATACTTCCGGGTTGGCACCGTTGGCACCAGCAAGCCCGGCGGATGCCCGCGCCGCAAGTGAACGGGTTGCTCTGCGTACCTTGAACCTCGGGCGGCTTTCTAGCCCGGCCATTGCGTCAAATATTGAGGTACGTTCATACCGTAATGGGTGTTTAGTAATCGCCGATTGGGTTCCGGGAAGTTCCCTTGCCTCGGTGGCAGACGAAGATGTTAATCCCTATGCTGCTGCCCATGCGATGCGACCGTTGGTTGCGGCCTCCACGCACGGAGTTCTTGGCGTGGATAACCGGGCACGTATTCGTATCAATACCGATGGCATTGCAGTTTTAGCGTTCCCTGCTGTTTTGGATTCGGCATCCACCGAACAAGATTTACGGTCACTACGTACCGCGCTGAGTTCGCTTGTCGACGCCCCCACCGCACCCGAGAGCATACATTCGTTGCTTACCTGCGAATTGGCGGACCTACCGGGCGCCTACGACAACCTATTCAAGGACGTACCGCAGGAACACACCAGCAAGCTGGATCAATCACTCGCCGTTACCGAGGAGGAAGCACCGAAACCAGTTGAAACGCCTGGATTTGGCCGCAAAGGTTACTCCACCACAGCCACCGGTATCGTCATTGTTGGTGCAACGTTGCTCGTGATTGTCGCCGCGTTGATTACCGCTTATCTGACTTCCTGGGTCAACCGAGATAACGATGAGTCGCCGCTTAAACCGGAAACGCTGCATTCGATTCCGTCGACAAGTCAGACGCACCCAGGTGTGATTCTTGATTCCGAATCCGCATGGGGCTGGCCAGTGCCAAACGAAACCGCAGCACTAAGTCATGATGGTGACCCGGCAACAGTGTGGAATGCGGAACCAGAATCCGGATTACTGATCACGCTACCCGAAAATCAGATGCTCAATACCGTAGTGGTTAGTGGGGCATCTGTCGGGACCGAAATTACAATTTTGGGTGCAGCTGATACGGAATTGACCACCGCTGCAGCCCGAACTGGTATTGACACGCTGGTAGAGGAGTACACACTTGCCAGCACTACCATCACTCAGTCTCGCACTAACATCCCACTGGATACCCCAGAATCGGTGAACGAGGTCGTTGTGTGGATCAACACCAGAGCCGATGGTGAACCCACAACAATTGCGGAAATCCAGTTAGTTGGGTCCCCGTAG
- a CDS encoding RNA polymerase sigma factor, translating to MVEHTLQHTTSTTESTAELLTEEITRLSDANLYKQPHSTVEKYQDATDDELIAAYLGGDTNAFTAIITRHHRMLWWAARRHVDCDHDAEDVLQETLLTVSRSLDKYSGYAKLRTWLYRLVCNAAYDYRHRVIKKEVAELDDPEGQYSRDSRISYDPLKTHAETMTVNTVVNSLPTEHRDAIILMDFQGYNLTQAAELQGVKPGTIKSRRARAKAQIREMLGEIAG from the coding sequence ATGGTGGAACACACACTACAACACACCACATCAACCACGGAGTCAACCGCAGAGTTACTCACCGAAGAAATCACGCGGTTATCCGATGCCAATCTGTATAAACAGCCACATTCCACCGTCGAAAAGTACCAAGATGCAACCGACGACGAACTCATCGCCGCCTACCTAGGTGGCGACACCAACGCTTTTACCGCAATCATCACCAGGCACCACCGCATGCTATGGTGGGCGGCACGCCGCCACGTTGACTGCGATCATGACGCCGAAGACGTACTACAGGAAACGTTGCTGACCGTTAGCCGTAGTCTTGATAAATACAGCGGTTACGCCAAATTACGAACCTGGCTATACCGACTAGTCTGCAACGCCGCATACGATTACCGACACCGAGTAATCAAAAAAGAAGTAGCTGAACTCGATGATCCCGAAGGGCAGTATTCCCGCGACTCCCGCATCAGCTACGATCCCCTAAAAACCCACGCCGAAACTATGACAGTAAACACAGTTGTTAACTCACTGCCAACTGAGCATCGCGACGCCATTATCCTCATGGACTTCCAAGGATATAACCTCACTCAAGCAGCGGAATTACAAGGTGTTAAGCCTGGAACCATCAAATCGCGCCGGGCTCGGGCTAAAGCACAAATCAGAGAAATGTTGGGCGAAATCGCGGGCTAA
- a CDS encoding N-acetylmuramoyl-L-alanine amidase, whose product MSEVLKVGDHSPRVAEVRAALARLGLIPNFSQDVKTDQVFKDSDTIFDAELEAALRGFQQSRGIIASGEIDETTLRVLREASYRLGARVLSYQPNNEMIGDDVVQLQKQLQELGFYADRIDGHFGPCTHQGLLKYQMNYGLNMDGICGPNTIRALGRLGRRITGGSPQNLHERERMRAAGPRLTGKRVVIDPSLGGADKGLTVSGIYGDITEEELMWDLACRVEGRMIAAGMETIVSRPRQDNPSLRQRADIANAFNADLMICLQADRYRNDKASGCATFYFGSEMGNSSMTGELLSGFIQREIAARTKLVNCGNHARTWDLLRMTQMPCVEVVTGYLTNPGDVRILTNPAKRDAIAEAIVVAVKRLYLMDRDDQPTGTYKFSQLLEQEMLDV is encoded by the coding sequence GTGTCTGAGGTGTTGAAAGTCGGCGACCATAGCCCCCGGGTCGCCGAAGTGCGTGCTGCATTAGCGCGTCTTGGGTTAATCCCAAATTTTAGTCAAGATGTTAAAACTGATCAGGTTTTCAAAGACTCAGACACGATCTTTGACGCGGAATTGGAAGCTGCACTACGTGGCTTCCAACAATCCCGAGGCATCATCGCCTCCGGCGAAATCGACGAAACCACACTTCGGGTTCTAAGGGAAGCGTCCTATAGGCTAGGTGCCCGGGTTTTAAGCTATCAACCCAATAATGAGATGATCGGCGACGATGTCGTCCAACTGCAAAAACAACTGCAGGAACTCGGCTTCTATGCTGACCGGATCGATGGTCATTTCGGACCCTGCACCCACCAGGGTTTGTTGAAGTACCAAATGAATTACGGGCTGAATATGGATGGGATTTGCGGCCCCAATACTATCCGCGCCCTTGGACGACTCGGTCGCAGAATTACCGGCGGTTCACCACAAAACCTCCATGAACGCGAACGCATGCGCGCCGCTGGCCCTAGATTAACCGGAAAACGGGTAGTTATTGACCCATCACTTGGTGGGGCTGATAAGGGGCTAACCGTTAGTGGCATCTATGGTGACATCACTGAAGAAGAATTAATGTGGGACCTGGCCTGCCGGGTTGAAGGCCGCATGATTGCAGCCGGCATGGAAACCATCGTGTCACGTCCCCGTCAAGACAACCCATCGCTTCGGCAGCGAGCGGACATAGCCAACGCTTTCAACGCCGATTTGATGATCTGCCTGCAAGCTGATCGCTATCGCAACGACAAAGCCTCTGGCTGCGCGACATTTTATTTCGGATCCGAAATGGGTAATTCCTCTATGACCGGAGAATTGCTCTCTGGTTTTATTCAGCGGGAAATCGCCGCTCGCACCAAGCTGGTCAACTGCGGAAATCATGCTCGCACATGGGATTTGTTACGAATGACACAGATGCCTTGTGTGGAGGTTGTTACTGGTTATCTTACTAACCCAGGCGATGTCCGGATTCTTACTAATCCGGCAAAACGTGACGCCATTGCCGAAGCGATTGTCGTCGCTGTTAAACGACTATATTTAATGGATCGTGACGATCAACCTACTGGAACTTACAAGTTCAGTCAGTTACTGGAACAAGAAATGCTTGATGTTTAA